DNA from Gemmatimonadaceae bacterium:
CTCCGGTGCCGTGGCACGGGAGGTGGGCGGCGGCAATGCGCAGACCCTCGCCGCTACCATGGCACAGGCGCGTCTGGACTCGCTGACCAGCCTCGCCTGCACGCAGCTGCAGGCCTCCGGCGGCTCGCGCACCTTCCGTGGCGTCCAGGAAGTCTGGACGGTCACCGATGGGCGCAACATCAAGACGCTCGACGTGCGCATCACCGTGCCCCGTCGCACGAACCAGCTCCGCTACCGGATGGTGGTCCCATGCCGCGATTGAGGTCGACCGCCCTGCCGCGCGGCCGGCGCGGCTTCTCGATCGTGGAGCTGCTCATTGCGCTCGTCATGATGGGCGTCATTGGCCTGGTGGCCTCGCGCCTCATGCTCGGGCAGCAGCGCTTCTACCAGCGGACCAACGAGCAGATGGGCATGCGCCGCGAATTGCGCACGGCGCTGAGCCTGCTGCCCGCCGAGTTGCGCTCGATCTCCTCCTCCGGAGGCGACATCCGGACGTTTGACGCGAACTCCATCACCTTCCGCTCGGTGCTGGGGATTGGCGTGGTGTGCGCCCGCACGAACAACTCCATCGATATCCCGCCCACGAACATGGCGCGGAACTCGCTGTCCGGGTGGTACTCGCAGCCCGCGATCGGCGACACGATCTGGGCGTTCAACGACAGTCTGTCGCGCGGTGCCGAAGACGATGTGTGGACGCCGCTTCGCATCACCGCGGTGCAGTCCTCGACCGGGTACTGCGCCGGGTCGCCCTATACCGATGCCGCGCTCGATGTGAACAAGGCGCGGTGGCGCTTTACCGTCACGCCCAACGTACCGGACTCGGTGGTGGCCGGTGCCGCGCTTCGCTTCACGCGCTCCACCAAGTACGAACTGCAGCAGCAGGGCTCGACCAGTCGCTACTATCTGGCCCGCAGTGAATACGTCAACGGCGCCTGGAGCGCGGCCACCTGGGTCAGCGGGCCGTACGCGGCGCCGACGAACCTGGGGTCGAGTGGCATCCGCCTCGCGATGTACGACAGTACCGGCGCCGCCGTCACCGATGTCGCGCAAAGCCGACGCATCGCGCGCATCGATCTGCGACTGCGCGCCACGGGCCTCAACAGTTCGGGCACCTTCGGGGTGACGAACACGTCGAACACGGATTCCGTCCTCTTCCGCATCGCCCTGAGGAACCGGCAATGATCCAGCGCACCCTTCGTCTCATGTTCACCCGCCGCCGAGCCACCGACGGCGACACCGCGCGACCGGCGTATCCCACCCCAGCGGTTCGACTGCGGGCCCGACAGGGCATCGCCATGGTGATCGCCCTGATCATCGTCGTGCTCGGTGTGCTTTCGACCGGCGCGATCTTCACCGCGATGCAGGAGTTCCGCGGCGGTCGCAATTCGCTGGTCGAACAGCGCGCGTTTGCGGTGGCCGAGTTCGGGCTCAACTCCGAAATCTCCAACTGGAACCGCAGCCGCAACCTGCCGCCGCCGACGGGCATGGCGATTGGCGCGATCGATTCGTCGAACGTGTTCGTCGCCAACCTCGACACCGCCAAGGTGTACATCCAGCGGCTGACGCAGAACACGTTCGCCGTGCGCTCGGTGGGCCGTGCCTCGATTGGCATCGACCAGATGGAAGCGCAGCGGCAGACGCAGGTGATCGTGCGTATTGCGTATCCGACCATCAATCCGGGCGGGGCCATCACCACCGCCGGCAACATCGACGTCAAGGGATCGGCCGCCATCACGGGGATCAACACCAACCCCGCCGGCTGGACCCAGTGCGCCAACATCGCCGGGCGCGACACCTTCGCGATCAGCTATGCACCGGGCAAGTCGGTGTCGATTCAGAAGGCCAACATGGTCACCAACGGCATCAACGCCGATGTGGCGGCCGGTGACTCGAACACGTATGTCCGATACGGCACGGAAAGCTGGAACACGCTCGTCGCCAACGCGGACATCACGCTCCCGGGCGGTACGTACGGGCCCGAGCCGGTCGGCACGGCGACGACGTGTGACTATTCGGGCATTGAGAACTGGGGCGAACCGTTGCGCGTCGGCGGCGGCGGCGTGACCTATGTCGCTGGCTGCAAGGACTACTTCCCGATCATTTACGCGTCCGGCAGCATTGGGCTCAGCAAGGGCCGCGGCCAGGGCATCCTGCTCGTGAATGGCGACGTGCGACTGAACGGCAACTTTCAGTGGTACGGCCTGATCATCGCCCGTGACGACATCGTGAAGGGCAATGGCACATTCGACATGTGGGGCTCGGTCATGTCGCGCAACGCCGACGTGACCGACCCGAACTCCATCACCGGTAACTCGAACTTCCAGTGGTCCAAGTGCGCGGTGGAATCCGCGCTGCGCGGCTCGGCGATCCTGACCCGCACCCGAGAACGCAGCTGGGCGCAGATCTACTGAGCGGGTGGTGCGTCCTCACGCATCGCATCCACGGTGACCTCATCACGCACGCGGATCCATCCCGGGTCCGCGTGCGTCGTATTGATCCCGAACACCACGCCCCCGCCCTCTCGGCGATAGGTCGCCATGGTGCGCAGCGGTTCGGCGCCGCGTTCAAGGGTGTCCGGGTCGATCGTGGTCAGCACACAGCGTGGACAGCGTGAGCCGAGGCCCAGCGCCACGTCGCCGATGCGCACGGCGCGCCACGTGTCTTCGGCATGCGGCGCCAGGCCGTCGAGCCAGATATTGGCCCGGAAGCGCCGCCGGTCCATCAGGGCGAAGGCCCCCTGCTCCACGAGTCGCGCATTGAGTGCCTCGATGCTGGCGAGCCCCAGCACGAGCAGCGGGGCCCCGTCGGTGAACGTGACATGCCGCCCGGCAAACGGGAGCGGGCCGGCAAAGCGCGGCGCCAACGGGCGCTGGGTCTCGCGGCTCACCCGTACCAGCCGACACGATTGCCCGAGCACATCGGCGCACCACGCACTGGCCTCGTGGCTCGCGGCCCGCGCCACGACGGCATCATCCCAGATCTGCACCGGCACGAGCGGCGCGCTCGCCTCCGGCACCGGGACCACCATGGGCGAGCGCCCGGGCGCGGTGAGCGTCATCGTCCCATCGCGCGCCGTGTCCACGACCTGCGGGGCGATGGTGAGCAGCGCCGGTACGGTGCGGGCGGTGATGGCCTGCCCGGCGTCGTCGACGAGCAGCCACCGACGATCGCCCACCGCGCCCCACGCGTCGAGCTCCATCGCACTCACCTCGATCCCCGCCGCCGACTTGAGCGGATAGATCGTGAGGGCGGCGACCCGCGGCACGGGCGTCATGCGCGGCCGGCCGCCGTGCGCTGGCGATTCCAGTACGCGTACACCGGGAGCCCCAGCGCCAGCAGGATGGCGCCGCGCAGCGCATTGCCCGGATTGGAGACGATCGAGCCAATCACCACGTAGATCGCGGCCGCCACGAAGATGGCCGTACTCACCGGGTGGAGCCACGCCTTCACCGAGGGCTGCTGGCCGGCGCCATCGCGCGCGCGAAGCACAAAGAGCGACGCCGCCGTGGAGCCAAAGAAGATCCAGTCCGCAAACACCACATAGTCCAGCAGCTGGCCATACGTGCCGGTGAGGAGCAACGCCAGCGCAACCGCGCCCTGCGCGAGCAGCGCCGCCACCGGCGTCTGCGCGCGGGGGTGCAACGTGGCCATGCTGCGGAAGAAGAGCCCGTCGGCCGCCATGGCCTGGTACACGCGCGCCGACATGAGAATGACCATCCCCAGAAAGCCCACGGTGGATGTCACGATGCCCGCCGTGATGAGCGTGCGACCGGTCGCACCGAGATACACGAACATCGTGTCGGCGGCCGGCGCGCGGCTGGCGGCGAGCCCGTCGAGCCCCAGCGCGCGCAAGTACGCGAGATTCACCAGCAGGTACGTCGCCGCCACGATCAGCACGCCCAGAATGAGGGCGCGTGGCAGCGTGCGGGCCGGGTCGATCAGTTCCTCGGCCACGGCGTTCGTCTGCTGCCATCCCCCGAAGGAGAAGAGCACGGGGACGAGCGCGGCGCCCATCGCCACGACCGTGGCCCACGCGCCGGCCGGGGGCTGCGGGACGGCTGCCGGGTCGATCACCACCGGCGAGGGGTGTTGCGGCGTGAAGGAGAGGGCGGCCACGACGAGCACCGCGATCGCGGCCAGCTTGAGCACCGTGAGCACATTGCCGGTGGTGGCCCCGATGCGCACGCCGAGCACGTTGAGCAGGGTGAGCACCGCGATGAGCGTGATCGCGATGGGGCGACCGGCGCCCGCGCCCAGCCCGAGGAGGTCGGCGAGATAGTTGGCGCCGGTCATGGCCACGGCCGCGATGGCGCCGGTGGCCATGATCAGGAACAGCGCCCACCCGTACAGGAAGGCGGGGAGGGTGCCGTAGGCGTCACGCAGGTACACGTAGGTGCCGCCGGCCTGCGGGCGGCGCGCCCCCAGCTCGGCGTACACAAAGCCGCCGATGATGGCCACGAGGGCGCCAAGCCCCCACGCCCCGAGGGTGAGCGGGGCGGTGCCGACCCGCTGGGCCACCACGGCCGGCGACAGGAAAATGCCCGCCCCGATGATGCCACCGACGACCAGCATGGTGCCTGAAAACGTGCCGAGCTTGGCGGCGTAGTGAACGGACATGGGGCCCAAAGTGTCCCATGTACATTTCAGGCGCTACCAGCGGTTTCAGTCGCCGGTGGCTCCAGCCCGTCCCACTTCTTCCGTTTCCCAATGTCCGTCGACCTGATCCGTCGTCCTGCCCAGCGCCCGCGCCGCCCGCTGGGGCGCGCCGTCGGCCATACCCTGCTGGCGATCGCGTTGGCCGTGCGCCCCCTCGCGCTGGTCGCGCAGAAAGCGCCGAGCATTCCCCACGAGAAGTACACCCTGCCCAACGGCCTCGAGGTCATTCTGCATGTGGATCGCTCGGTCCCGATCGTGGCCGTCGAGCAGTTCTACAAGGTGGGCTCGGGCGACGAGAAGAAGGGGCGGACCGGCTTCGCCCATCTGTTCGAACACGTGATGTTCATGGGGTCGCAGAACGTGCCTGTCGGCAAGTTCGACGAATGGCTCGAGGCCGCGGGCGCGAGCAACAACGGCTCGACCACCGAAGACCGCACCAACTACTACGAGACCGGCCCATCGAATGCCCTGCCCCTCATGCTCTGGCTCGATGCCGATCGCATGGGGTGGCTGCTCCCCACGATGGATCAGGCCAAGCTCGACCTGCAGCGCGACGTCGTGAAGAACGAACGCCGCCAGAGCTACGACAACGTCCCGTACGGGCGCGCCTTCGAAACGCTGCTGCCGGTGATGTTCCCCGCCGATCACCCGTACTCGTGGCCGGTGATCGGGTCGATGTCCGATCTGAGCGCCGCCGCGCTCGACGATGTGAAGGACTTCTTCCGCCGCTACTACGCGCCCAACAACGCCACCATCACCATCGCCGGTGACTTCAACCCCGATTCGGCCAAGGCGTGGGTATCGAAGTACTTCAGCCGGATTCCGCGCGTCGAGGCGCCGGTGCGCCCCACGGTGCCGGCGGTGCGCCTCACGAAGGACACGGTGCTGGTGATGGAGGACCGCGTGCAGCTGCCGCGCGTGTACTATGCGTGGCACGGCGTGAAGGCCTTTTCGAAGGATGATGCGGCGCTCGAGGCCCTTGGGGAGATTCTCGCCAACGGCAAGAGCTCGCGCCTGTACAAGACGCTCGTGTACGAAAAGCAGATCGCGGCGAGTGTGAACTACGGCAACCAGTCGAACAAGCTGGACGGCCTGCTGCTGCTGAGCGCCACCGCCAAGCCCAATGTGCATCCGCGGGAGCTCGATGCGGAGATCGCGAAGACCATTCGCGACATTGCCACCAACGGCATCACCGATCGGGAGCTGACGCGCGTCAAGAACGGCGTGCGGGCGTCGATGCTCGATCGCCTGTCCAGTGTGCTCGGCAAGGCGTCGCAGCTCAGCTACTACAACTACTTCACCGGCACGCCGGATTACATGGCCCAGGACCTCGCGCGCTACGAGGCGCTCACCGCGGCCGACATTCAGCGCGCGGCCCAGCAGTACCTCGTGCAGCAGCCCAAGATCGTGCTCACCGTTGTGCCCGAGGGGAAGAAGGACCTCGCGCTCACCACGCCCGCCGGAGGGGCCAAGTAATGACGCG
Protein-coding regions in this window:
- a CDS encoding amino acid permease, which gives rise to MSVHYAAKLGTFSGTMLVVGGIIGAGIFLSPAVVAQRVGTAPLTLGAWGLGALVAIIGGFVYAELGARRPQAGGTYVYLRDAYGTLPAFLYGWALFLIMATGAIAAVAMTGANYLADLLGLGAGAGRPIAITLIAVLTLLNVLGVRIGATTGNVLTVLKLAAIAVLVVAALSFTPQHPSPVVIDPAAVPQPPAGAWATVVAMGAALVPVLFSFGGWQQTNAVAEELIDPARTLPRALILGVLIVAATYLLVNLAYLRALGLDGLAASRAPAADTMFVYLGATGRTLITAGIVTSTVGFLGMVILMSARVYQAMAADGLFFRSMATLHPRAQTPVAALLAQGAVALALLLTGTYGQLLDYVVFADWIFFGSTAASLFVLRARDGAGQQPSVKAWLHPVSTAIFVAAAIYVVIGSIVSNPGNALRGAILLALGLPVYAYWNRQRTAAGRA
- a CDS encoding MOSC domain-containing protein encodes the protein MTPVPRVAALTIYPLKSAAGIEVSAMELDAWGAVGDRRWLLVDDAGQAITARTVPALLTIAPQVVDTARDGTMTLTAPGRSPMVVPVPEASAPLVPVQIWDDAVVARAASHEASAWCADVLGQSCRLVRVSRETQRPLAPRFAGPLPFAGRHVTFTDGAPLLVLGLASIEALNARLVEQGAFALMDRRRFRANIWLDGLAPHAEDTWRAVRIGDVALGLGSRCPRCVLTTIDPDTLERGAEPLRTMATYRREGGGVVFGINTTHADPGWIRVRDEVTVDAMREDAPPAQ
- a CDS encoding insulinase family protein, whose translation is MSVDLIRRPAQRPRRPLGRAVGHTLLAIALAVRPLALVAQKAPSIPHEKYTLPNGLEVILHVDRSVPIVAVEQFYKVGSGDEKKGRTGFAHLFEHVMFMGSQNVPVGKFDEWLEAAGASNNGSTTEDRTNYYETGPSNALPLMLWLDADRMGWLLPTMDQAKLDLQRDVVKNERRQSYDNVPYGRAFETLLPVMFPADHPYSWPVIGSMSDLSAAALDDVKDFFRRYYAPNNATITIAGDFNPDSAKAWVSKYFSRIPRVEAPVRPTVPAVRLTKDTVLVMEDRVQLPRVYYAWHGVKAFSKDDAALEALGEILANGKSSRLYKTLVYEKQIAASVNYGNQSNKLDGLLLLSATAKPNVHPRELDAEIAKTIRDIATNGITDRELTRVKNGVRASMLDRLSSVLGKASQLSYYNYFTGTPDYMAQDLARYEALTAADIQRAAQQYLVQQPKIVLTVVPEGKKDLALTTPAGGAK
- a CDS encoding pilus assembly PilX N-terminal domain-containing protein codes for the protein MIQRTLRLMFTRRRATDGDTARPAYPTPAVRLRARQGIAMVIALIIVVLGVLSTGAIFTAMQEFRGGRNSLVEQRAFAVAEFGLNSEISNWNRSRNLPPPTGMAIGAIDSSNVFVANLDTAKVYIQRLTQNTFAVRSVGRASIGIDQMEAQRQTQVIVRIAYPTINPGGAITTAGNIDVKGSAAITGINTNPAGWTQCANIAGRDTFAISYAPGKSVSIQKANMVTNGINADVAAGDSNTYVRYGTESWNTLVANADITLPGGTYGPEPVGTATTCDYSGIENWGEPLRVGGGGVTYVAGCKDYFPIIYASGSIGLSKGRGQGILLVNGDVRLNGNFQWYGLIIARDDIVKGNGTFDMWGSVMSRNADVTDPNSITGNSNFQWSKCAVESALRGSAILTRTRERSWAQIY
- a CDS encoding prepilin-type N-terminal cleavage/methylation domain-containing protein, which produces MPRLRSTALPRGRRGFSIVELLIALVMMGVIGLVASRLMLGQQRFYQRTNEQMGMRRELRTALSLLPAELRSISSSGGDIRTFDANSITFRSVLGIGVVCARTNNSIDIPPTNMARNSLSGWYSQPAIGDTIWAFNDSLSRGAEDDVWTPLRITAVQSSTGYCAGSPYTDAALDVNKARWRFTVTPNVPDSVVAGAALRFTRSTKYELQQQGSTSRYYLARSEYVNGAWSAATWVSGPYAAPTNLGSSGIRLAMYDSTGAAVTDVAQSRRIARIDLRLRATGLNSSGTFGVTNTSNTDSVLFRIALRNRQ